A region from the Gemmatimonadales bacterium genome encodes:
- a CDS encoding diguanylate cyclase has protein sequence MLHAIWKGGSLRSWIAIGMAVAILPLGASAIGGYLVLGRGVVASFQDVAARQRNQLDPTQRLRLLLADATEPLDDFVDEGDPRDPAAYREARGRIESLFADLGPRMQRDSALRSLVARAEDDWTSADRIATRVLAVRRAAGDTANAAQMDEFHGLVNSADDKLGALYEDLAADVHADHDQALRDVERSEWLAVAAAILSALAILVGVIIIGRVISGSVERLVSGAERFAAGDREHRIDVTVPPELHRVAQEFNRMIGRIHESEDALADLARRDSLTRLLNRRAFDEALIEMFARQERFGEPFALVLFDLDHFKRVNDVHGHAAGDEVLRSAAASLLAAIRPFDRLFRTGGEEFAALLSGGDRTTARGAADRLREAVGAASVTIGGSRVVTTVSVGVAMSHSASDGATLVAAADAALYRAKETGRNRVVVSGEEA, from the coding sequence ATGCTGCATGCCATCTGGAAGGGCGGATCGCTTCGCTCGTGGATCGCGATCGGCATGGCGGTGGCCATCCTCCCGCTCGGCGCCTCCGCGATCGGTGGCTACCTCGTGCTCGGCCGCGGCGTGGTGGCGTCATTCCAGGACGTCGCGGCGCGGCAGCGCAATCAGCTCGATCCGACCCAGCGACTCCGACTTCTTCTCGCCGATGCCACCGAGCCGCTTGATGATTTCGTCGATGAAGGGGATCCGCGCGATCCGGCAGCCTATCGCGAAGCGCGGGGACGGATCGAATCCCTCTTTGCGGACCTCGGTCCCCGGATGCAGCGCGATAGCGCCCTCCGTTCGCTGGTCGCGCGGGCCGAGGACGACTGGACCAGCGCCGACCGCATCGCCACGCGCGTCCTCGCGGTGCGGCGCGCCGCGGGCGACACGGCGAACGCCGCGCAGATGGACGAATTCCATGGCCTGGTGAACTCGGCAGACGACAAGCTCGGGGCATTGTACGAAGACCTGGCTGCCGATGTTCACGCCGATCACGATCAGGCGTTGCGCGATGTCGAGCGATCCGAGTGGCTTGCCGTTGCAGCCGCGATTCTCTCTGCGCTGGCGATCCTCGTCGGGGTGATCATCATCGGCCGGGTGATCTCGGGAAGCGTCGAACGGCTCGTGAGCGGCGCCGAGCGCTTTGCCGCAGGGGACCGGGAGCACCGGATCGACGTGACGGTCCCACCCGAACTGCATCGGGTTGCCCAGGAATTCAACCGGATGATCGGGCGGATCCACGAATCCGAGGATGCGCTCGCCGATCTCGCACGCCGCGACAGCCTGACGCGTCTCCTCAACCGCCGCGCGTTCGACGAAGCGCTGATCGAGATGTTCGCCCGCCAGGAGCGATTCGGCGAGCCGTTCGCGCTGGTGCTCTTCGACCTCGATCATTTCAAGCGGGTCAATGACGTCCATGGCCACGCTGCGGGCGACGAGGTGCTGCGCTCGGCAGCGGCGTCGCTGCTCGCGGCAATCCGGCCGTTCGATCGCCTCTTTCGTACCGGCGGCGAAGAATTCGCGGCACTCCTTTCCGGGGGCGATCGAACCACTGCTCGCGGTGCCGCCGACCGACTGCGCGAAGCCGTCGGAGCAGCATCGGTCACCATTGGCGGGAGCCGCGTGGTGACGACCGTCAGCGTCGGCGTGGCGATGTCACACTCGGCATCCGACGGGGCGACGCTGGTGGCGGCAGCGGATGCCGCGCTCTACCGAGCCAAGGAAACCGGCCGCAATCGCGTGGTCGTCAGCGGTGAGGAAGCGTAG